A section of the Cuniculiplasma divulgatum genome encodes:
- a CDS encoding DUF2079 domain-containing protein, protein MLSSSSHTRTDHKFSDSLQTAISAIPFLAVALVLIYWVPIIWLKYITLHDYVFDLGVFYGSLHSIFYIHSSSILYQYAAGSALRIILSPLSVFNSFILLLYIQLVLVLGSAITVYLISRRIFRNPIAPVLISIAYLLYFPINGSIFFDVHAQTFFLPFMLLAYYLEISGRYKLSFVLFILAGLTRFPIIGIVVLYSMADFIYNFRTGYRTTDRTVMRTRMKFDMALFFAAFIITLLQYYANTYVLGVSSMGNIHYVVGASFLGGSLGTDLITVLIFSAPLLLLPLFYSEFSLILWALFGFAFYTNYSGYLYPSVFTDQYSALFVPLIFISVFAGLMAKRQSDAGETTSQPLNISRRGIDAQFRTAIKIFVAIAIFAMLFQPYSPLAAHTNGALNISDYTTAGQVTEPELQSVINLIPASATGIVFGGNMPEIMVHSPNVNGSLVSDTINGYPLSWTPQYMVTNSSIQYVSGVPGDFTSTPAPTGYNQYQFTQNAMASGAFGIVAEYHGAFLLERGYHGSPVLFSPMHYPTVPYGKMFALNSSAISAGGLQISNAINVTVIPSAAFLLYPGTYSLRLNLSNVSLDAPSSVQFRLSADNVAGNIMVASSQIDSGQNSVIVNFTLDNFYASADLFMTGLNLYGTVTIQSMSIQETEA, encoded by the coding sequence ATGTTAAGCAGTTCCAGCCATACCCGCACTGATCATAAGTTTTCAGATTCCCTGCAGACTGCTATTAGTGCAATTCCGTTCCTTGCGGTTGCACTGGTCCTGATCTACTGGGTACCAATAATCTGGCTGAAATATATTACACTGCACGATTATGTCTTCGATCTTGGAGTTTTCTACGGCTCTCTCCACTCCATATTCTACATCCACTCCAGCAGCATTCTGTATCAGTATGCTGCCGGGTCAGCATTGAGGATAATACTCTCGCCTCTGTCAGTTTTTAACAGCTTCATATTACTGCTGTACATCCAGCTTGTACTTGTGCTCGGTTCAGCCATCACAGTATATCTCATATCACGAAGAATTTTCAGGAATCCCATTGCTCCAGTGCTGATCTCAATCGCCTACCTGCTTTATTTCCCAATTAATGGATCAATATTTTTCGATGTGCATGCCCAGACATTTTTCCTGCCCTTCATGCTTCTGGCATACTATCTGGAGATCTCAGGCAGGTACAAGCTTTCATTTGTCCTGTTCATCCTGGCTGGCCTCACAAGATTTCCCATAATCGGAATTGTTGTCCTTTATTCAATGGCCGACTTCATATACAACTTCAGGACAGGATACCGCACAACAGACAGAACCGTTATGCGCACAAGGATGAAGTTTGACATGGCGCTGTTCTTCGCAGCATTCATCATCACGTTGCTTCAGTATTATGCCAACACATACGTGCTGGGTGTATCATCAATGGGAAACATTCACTATGTGGTAGGCGCATCATTCCTGGGCGGATCTCTTGGCACAGACCTCATAACGGTTCTCATATTCTCTGCCCCCCTTCTTCTTCTGCCCCTCTTTTACTCTGAGTTCTCGCTGATTCTATGGGCCCTGTTTGGTTTTGCCTTTTACACCAACTACAGCGGGTATCTATACCCATCCGTGTTCACTGATCAGTACTCGGCGCTGTTTGTGCCCCTGATTTTCATCAGTGTATTTGCAGGTCTCATGGCAAAAAGGCAGAGCGATGCCGGTGAAACCACGTCACAACCACTAAATATTTCCAGGAGGGGAATTGATGCACAGTTCAGGACTGCCATCAAGATATTTGTGGCAATAGCAATATTTGCCATGCTCTTCCAGCCATACAGCCCGCTGGCGGCACACACAAACGGTGCTTTGAATATTTCGGATTACACAACTGCGGGCCAGGTTACAGAGCCCGAGCTTCAGTCAGTAATAAATCTGATTCCTGCCAGTGCCACAGGCATTGTGTTTGGAGGAAACATGCCTGAAATTATGGTGCATTCCCCAAACGTAAACGGCTCACTGGTATCAGATACAATCAACGGGTATCCGCTGTCCTGGACTCCACAGTACATGGTTACAAACAGTTCAATTCAGTATGTTTCAGGTGTTCCGGGCGATTTCACCTCAACTCCAGCTCCCACAGGCTATAACCAGTACCAGTTTACACAGAATGCCATGGCATCCGGTGCCTTTGGCATAGTTGCCGAATATCATGGCGCATTCCTGCTGGAACGGGGATATCACGGCTCTCCTGTGTTATTCAGCCCGATGCATTACCCCACTGTGCCATACGGAAAGATGTTCGCCCTTAATTCCTCAGCAATATCGGCAGGCGGCCTGCAAATATCCAACGCAATCAACGTGACAGTCATACCTTCAGCAGCATTCCTGCTCTATCCCGGAACATATTCCCTTCGGCTGAATCTTTCAAACGTAAGCCTGGATGCCCCTTCATCTGTTCAGTTTAGGCTTTCCGCAGATAATGTTGCCGGCAATATAATGGTGGCATCATCGCAGATCGACAGCGGGCAGAATTCAGTGATTGTAAATTTCACGCTGGACAACTTCTATGCCAGTGCTGACCTGTTCATGACCGGATTGAATTTGTATGGTACAGTCACAATTCAGTCAATGAGCATTCAGGAAACGGAGGCTTGA
- a CDS encoding OsmC family protein: protein MVNFDNDFRARMQERMARFSKFDERGNVSSKISVTVRKGDNLSSKAGQDGLDLSWVSDESGPSPLAYFVSSLGMCQMIHYAEHAASQGIEIDDLSITVEGKFSVSRPRYFSEIIYHVDLRSPENTEKLIRLASSAASDCYVTNTLSKACVVKGMLTINGMGSGTIE from the coding sequence ATGGTTAATTTCGACAATGATTTCAGAGCCAGAATGCAGGAGAGGATGGCAAGATTCTCAAAATTCGATGAGAGAGGTAACGTGTCATCCAAAATCAGCGTCACAGTAAGAAAGGGAGACAATCTATCTTCAAAAGCAGGTCAGGATGGACTGGATCTTTCTTGGGTTTCCGATGAATCTGGCCCCAGCCCACTGGCATACTTTGTTTCAAGCCTGGGAATGTGCCAGATGATACATTATGCTGAACATGCTGCTTCACAGGGGATCGAAATAGATGATCTCAGCATAACAGTTGAGGGCAAATTTAGTGTAAGCAGACCAAGGTACTTCTCCGAGATCATATACCATGTCGACTTAAGGTCTCCTGAAAATACCGAAAAACTGATTAGACTGGCTTCTTCAGCTGCCTCAGACTGCTATGTCACAAACACTTTGTCAAAAGCCTGTGTCGTCAAGGGAATGCTTACAATAAACGGCATGGGCTCCGGAACGATTGAGTAA
- the egtB gene encoding ergothioneine biosynthesis protein EgtB, which yields MKSNQFIDNREEKKLLLAFHDTRSKTLELCRPLNRDDYMVQATPETSPPKWHLGHTTWFFENFILKPFHGDYRPFDEKYMYLFNSYYETVGEFLPKPMRSTISRPDLDDVLNYRAHVNEAISDLMGNVKGDDLQEVKARMALGINHEQQHQELLMMDIKMNYYVSPYLPAYTKPAKKRKDEMRASGWLSYDEAIATVGYEGHGFCFDNELPRHRELIPKFSMSNRLVTNAEYMEFIQDRGYTRPELWLSDGWVAKRRNNWTAPLYWDNHDGEFYYFTLSGRKKVDPDEPVVHVSYYEADAYARWAGFRLPTESQWEYAMRAADLNHQGNTLDSGIYHPDVQSVGKTEMAGPGGVWEWTSSAYSPYPGFRPLPGSMGEYNGKFMSNQMVLRGTSCVTPDGHSRLSYRNFYHPEDRWQFAGFRLCRD from the coding sequence ATGAAGTCGAATCAATTCATTGATAATAGAGAGGAAAAGAAGCTTCTGTTAGCATTTCATGATACCAGATCAAAGACGCTGGAACTCTGCAGGCCACTGAACAGGGATGATTACATGGTGCAGGCCACCCCGGAAACGAGTCCTCCAAAATGGCACCTCGGTCACACAACATGGTTCTTTGAGAATTTTATACTGAAACCTTTCCATGGGGATTACAGGCCATTTGACGAGAAGTATATGTACCTGTTCAACTCGTATTATGAGACCGTGGGCGAGTTTCTGCCGAAACCCATGAGATCCACAATTTCCCGGCCGGATCTCGATGATGTACTGAACTACAGGGCCCATGTTAACGAGGCCATATCAGACCTGATGGGGAATGTAAAGGGCGATGACCTCCAGGAGGTAAAAGCACGAATGGCTCTTGGAATAAACCACGAACAGCAGCATCAGGAACTGCTCATGATGGATATAAAGATGAACTATTATGTGTCGCCGTACCTGCCTGCATATACTAAGCCAGCTAAAAAAAGGAAGGATGAGATGCGGGCTTCCGGTTGGCTATCATACGACGAAGCAATTGCAACGGTAGGCTATGAAGGGCATGGATTCTGCTTTGACAACGAATTACCCAGGCACCGAGAACTGATTCCAAAATTCAGTATGAGCAACAGGCTTGTCACCAATGCAGAATATATGGAATTTATACAGGACAGAGGATACACACGGCCTGAACTGTGGCTTTCTGATGGCTGGGTTGCGAAGCGCAGAAATAACTGGACTGCCCCGCTTTACTGGGACAACCATGACGGTGAATTTTATTACTTCACTCTCTCAGGAAGGAAAAAGGTGGATCCGGATGAACCTGTGGTGCATGTGTCATATTATGAAGCAGATGCATATGCCAGATGGGCAGGTTTCAGACTGCCAACAGAATCCCAATGGGAATACGCCATGAGGGCTGCGGATCTGAACCATCAGGGAAACACTCTTGATAGCGGGATTTACCACCCTGATGTTCAGTCGGTTGGGAAAACGGAGATGGCAGGGCCAGGTGGCGTGTGGGAGTGGACTTCAAGTGCATATTCTCCATATCCAGGATTCAGGCCGCTTCCAGGGTCAATGGGAGAATATAATGGAAAATTCATGTCGAACCAGATGGTTCTTCGCGGAACAAGCTGCGTTACTCCAGATGGGCATTCCAGGCTTTCTTACCGCAATTTCTACCATCCGGAGGATCGCTGGCAGTTCGCAGGTTTCAGGTTATGCAGGGACTGA
- a CDS encoding HEPN domain-containing protein gives MPNYLDEEEFNRWQAHARSTLRSAYIDKSSGFYNWACFKAQQSAEYSVKAFLRGVGSDSFGHSVSMLLKKAGFGENIINLAKKIDKYYIPTRYTDAWSEGLPEDYYTAEEAEDALGSSEKVISEVDEKWRSLKNAKDNGNS, from the coding sequence ATGCCAAATTATCTTGATGAAGAAGAATTCAATCGCTGGCAGGCCCATGCCAGATCAACACTGAGGTCAGCCTATATTGACAAGTCATCGGGCTTTTATAATTGGGCTTGCTTTAAGGCACAGCAATCTGCAGAATATTCAGTTAAGGCTTTTCTCAGGGGAGTAGGTTCTGATTCCTTTGGTCACTCTGTTTCAATGCTGCTCAAAAAGGCTGGGTTTGGAGAAAACATAATAAATCTGGCCAAGAAAATTGACAAATACTATATACCTACAAGATACACAGATGCCTGGTCAGAAGGTCTTCCAGAGGACTACTACACAGCTGAAGAGGCTGAAGATGCCCTGGGATCTTCTGAAAAAGTTATTTCTGAGGTGGATGAGAAGTGGAGATCATTGAAAAACGCAAAAGACAACGGGAACAGTTGA
- the egtD gene encoding L-histidine N(alpha)-methyltransferase, whose protein sequence is MHGTNEIVDMKPKLSDFREEVVLGLLSVPKNISPKFFYDDEGSRIFDEITQLPEYYLTRAELEILETRRNDIGRAIGEDATVVELGSGNGNKGLMLLKGLIRPRELVFVDISIEALRNAVKLVHTYFPHIAVKGICADYTSTDVMGQMNIPGRKGIVFLGSTIGNMEPEEAERFISGCRKLLLAGETLTIGVDLKKDKETLERAYNDSKGVTARFNLNLISRINRELDAGIPRDTFVHRAFYNESRGRIEMHLQSTKKQTFYIAGNKINFEKGETIHTENSYKYSIDEFSGMLRDSGFNQIEFWQDSEQRYALFTATV, encoded by the coding sequence TTGCATGGAACCAATGAAATAGTGGATATGAAGCCAAAACTTTCTGACTTCAGGGAGGAGGTTGTACTGGGTCTCCTTTCCGTACCCAAGAATATCAGTCCGAAGTTCTTTTACGATGATGAAGGGTCCCGGATATTCGATGAAATCACGCAGTTGCCTGAATACTACCTAACCAGGGCAGAACTGGAGATACTTGAGACCCGGCGCAATGATATTGGTAGGGCCATAGGGGAGGACGCCACTGTTGTTGAACTTGGAAGCGGCAACGGTAACAAAGGACTCATGCTCCTGAAGGGGCTTATCAGGCCCAGGGAACTGGTTTTTGTCGACATATCCATCGAGGCGCTCAGGAATGCTGTCAAGCTGGTTCACACTTATTTTCCACATATCGCCGTGAAGGGAATATGCGCAGACTACACTAGCACAGACGTCATGGGGCAGATGAATATCCCGGGGAGAAAGGGCATAGTATTTCTTGGATCCACAATAGGCAACATGGAACCTGAGGAAGCAGAACGCTTCATTTCAGGATGCAGGAAGCTTCTATTGGCAGGGGAAACTCTCACCATAGGAGTGGACCTTAAGAAGGATAAGGAGACCCTGGAAAGGGCATATAACGACAGTAAGGGGGTGACTGCAAGGTTCAATCTCAATTTAATTTCACGAATCAACCGGGAGCTGGATGCTGGAATTCCCAGAGACACATTCGTTCACAGGGCCTTTTACAATGAGAGCAGGGGAAGAATTGAGATGCATCTTCAGAGCACAAAAAAGCAGACATTTTACATTGCAGGCAATAAAATCAACTTTGAGAAGGGTGAAACAATACACACAGAAAACTCTTACAAATACTCAATTGACGAGTTCTCAGGAATGCTCAGGGACAGCGGATTTAATCAGATAGAATTCTGGCAGGATTCAGAGCAAAGGTATGCTCTCTTCACCGCAACAGTCTGA
- a CDS encoding nucleotidyltransferase domain-containing protein codes for MEIIEKRKRQREQLIGQVSEFIKGLNFKCTALLIGSYARGDFNLWSDVDILIIGEFSGSPLERLKNLNLPPGYEAILLTPDEVAKKRKMNDRFISESFENGVILRDDLHLMS; via the coding sequence GTGGAGATCATTGAAAAACGCAAAAGACAACGGGAACAGTTGATTGGCCAGGTTTCAGAATTCATCAAGGGATTGAATTTCAAATGTACTGCCCTGTTAATAGGTTCCTATGCAAGGGGAGACTTTAATCTGTGGAGCGATGTGGACATCTTGATTATCGGTGAATTCAGTGGATCTCCTCTGGAAAGATTGAAGAATCTTAATCTTCCGCCAGGGTACGAGGCTATTCTGTTGACCCCTGATGAAGTGGCTAAAAAGAGGAAAATGAATGATCGGTTTATTAGTGAATCATTTGAAAACGGTGTTATTCTAAGGGACGATCTACATTTAATGTCCTGA
- a CDS encoding transposase, whose amino-acid sequence MEELDKKISEIVRTTVKGFMESLMKGEIQAFLEEREGQRNGYYESDMGTRYGKIDDLRVPRDRSNEFQTALFEPYQRNIGIDDLVVSMYSKGISTRKMAEILEELFHNKYSKSTISRITEITVPEEVSFINTQLSGHYDFC is encoded by the coding sequence ATGGAAGAACTGGATAAAAAGATATCTGAAATAGTCAGAACCACAGTGAAGGGCTTCATGGAATCCCTCATGAAGGGAGAGATTCAGGCCTTCCTTGAGGAAAGAGAAGGCCAGAGGAATGGATACTACGAGAGTGACATGGGTACAAGATATGGGAAGATAGATGATCTCAGGGTTCCAAGGGACCGCAGCAATGAATTCCAGACAGCCTTATTCGAACCATATCAGCGCAACATTGGAATAGACGATCTTGTTGTCTCCATGTATTCAAAGGGAATATCAACAAGGAAGATGGCTGAAATACTGGAGGAACTGTTCCACAATAAATACAGCAAATCCACCATATCAAGGATCACGGAAATAACAGTTCCAGAAGAGGTATCCTTTATAAATACACAACTTTCGGGACACTATGATTTCTGTTGA
- a CDS encoding flippase: MTELTSSRSLGLDAIFQYTGSGVQLFSGAIFYIIIVRMFSTTAVGAIALFLAIIGLFNIVFSFGLGTAAQHFTSYSLGIGDYAAVRKTIRKMIGFGFLLSLVGFGILLISSGGISLIFLHSSSYSFLVRLLSIVLLGNILFGILNGALLGLQNFRLSAIINIIIWVFYYFGSIALALYARSLDVIIFGWIIGVFLGVSLELAIILRQVSRYPSSGKAPGSNFILKYSLPVLLSGIIGYGASYMDRFVVAGLLNLSSLGVYNFALLIASSIGFLATPFNNILMPKFSELFGEGRRGEIASIVDGSSVLLSSIYVPAALGIAALSPMILVLLGGYQYTGGSVALAIIMGFSALFISVNILTQAIASVRKTHLFIYSSAAALAANVVLSIVLIPRFGLIGAAFGFSSVYAATFVIQYYFARKNGIVHFNYSAFAKVWIASMIMFAVVMSAEEPLEAFLHHTLLLLPLYIALGFVVYVIAARILQIFKREDKDLIISLFPDKYRKIRRAIEVLILH, encoded by the coding sequence ATGACTGAACTTACCTCGTCCAGATCGCTAGGACTGGATGCAATTTTCCAGTACACCGGTTCCGGCGTTCAGTTGTTTTCCGGAGCAATTTTTTATATCATCATCGTAAGGATGTTCAGTACCACTGCGGTGGGCGCCATAGCTCTGTTCCTTGCCATAATTGGGCTTTTTAACATTGTCTTTTCCTTCGGTCTTGGGACCGCCGCCCAGCACTTCACATCATACAGCCTTGGCATAGGTGATTATGCCGCCGTAAGAAAAACCATAAGGAAGATGATAGGTTTTGGCTTTCTTCTCTCCCTTGTAGGTTTCGGCATTCTGCTGATTTCCAGTGGCGGGATATCACTCATATTCCTTCACAGTTCATCATATTCCTTCCTTGTGAGGCTGCTCAGCATTGTCCTTCTTGGAAATATCCTCTTTGGAATATTGAACGGCGCCTTGCTTGGCCTTCAGAATTTCAGGCTTTCGGCCATAATAAACATAATCATCTGGGTCTTCTATTATTTTGGGTCAATAGCTCTGGCACTGTATGCCAGAAGCCTTGACGTAATAATCTTCGGCTGGATTATCGGTGTATTCCTTGGAGTCTCGCTGGAACTGGCCATAATACTCAGGCAGGTGAGCCGTTATCCATCCAGTGGCAAAGCCCCTGGGAGCAATTTTATCCTGAAGTATTCTCTTCCGGTACTTCTTTCCGGAATAATCGGATATGGCGCATCATACATGGATCGATTCGTTGTTGCAGGGCTGCTGAATCTCTCTTCTCTTGGAGTATACAACTTTGCACTTCTGATTGCCTCATCAATAGGATTCCTTGCAACACCATTCAATAACATACTGATGCCAAAGTTTTCTGAACTCTTCGGCGAAGGGAGGAGAGGGGAGATAGCCAGCATAGTTGACGGCTCTTCTGTTCTTCTATCATCAATATATGTGCCTGCTGCACTTGGTATTGCAGCACTCTCACCAATGATTCTGGTACTCCTTGGTGGTTATCAATACACCGGAGGCTCCGTTGCACTGGCAATAATTATGGGTTTTTCGGCACTTTTCATCTCTGTGAATATACTCACCCAGGCAATAGCATCCGTGCGGAAGACGCATTTATTCATTTATTCAAGCGCAGCAGCCCTGGCTGCAAATGTTGTTCTTTCCATTGTGCTGATACCAAGGTTCGGTCTCATAGGCGCGGCTTTCGGCTTTTCCTCCGTCTATGCTGCAACCTTTGTGATCCAGTACTATTTTGCCCGAAAGAACGGGATAGTTCATTTCAATTATTCCGCATTTGCCAAGGTGTGGATTGCATCAATGATAATGTTTGCAGTTGTGATGTCCGCAGAGGAACCTCTGGAGGCTTTCCTGCATCACACGTTACTGCTTCTGCCGCTGTATATAGCACTGGGATTTGTCGTGTACGTCATTGCTGCAAGGATACTTCAGATTTTCAAGAGAGAGGACAAGGACCTCATCATATCACTGTTTCCGGATAAGTACAGGAAAATACGGAGGGCCATCGAGGTTCTGATACTTCACTGA
- a CDS encoding AAA family ATPase codes for MIKKVRAINFKSFESLDIDLSDLNVIIGQNSAGKSNFVSIFQFIRDIATVGLSNAISLQGGLEYLLNYRNSAEGHLDVEIQLDIKHYISLNGPQTVRLSDFSYKLQLYPFKRKKGIQKYIEEVSLRTSRTKGDTNETGTIKFFLQNGKISSEGEEKIIKQIMPFPTSFSKDMGSLMQIPPLSFFLGFGMDHLIQVYDFDPKLSKKAIPITGKAELEPDGSNTALVLKKMLAHPDERKKFIQYLKVCLPFVKDVSIENQVDKSVIFKMLETYNSKTYIPAPIISDGTIEIVSIIYSLFFERKELIVIEEPERNIHPRLISNLMSLVKEASQKKQIIITTHSPEMIKYVDLENLYVIDRDQYGASKISRASNNDEIKAFLKEKIGIDELFVDGILN; via the coding sequence ATGATCAAGAAAGTACGGGCTATTAATTTTAAGAGTTTTGAGTCTTTAGATATTGACCTCTCTGATCTCAATGTTATAATTGGCCAGAACTCGGCCGGTAAATCCAATTTTGTATCTATTTTTCAATTTATAAGAGACATTGCTACTGTCGGACTAAGTAATGCCATATCACTTCAAGGCGGTCTGGAATATCTTTTGAACTACAGGAATTCAGCAGAGGGACATCTGGATGTAGAAATACAACTAGACATTAAGCATTATATATCTCTGAATGGACCACAAACCGTTCGCCTTTCTGATTTTTCTTACAAACTTCAGCTTTATCCATTCAAAAGAAAGAAAGGGATTCAGAAATATATTGAGGAGGTATCACTCAGGACCTCCAGAACAAAGGGTGATACCAATGAAACTGGCACCATAAAATTTTTCTTGCAAAACGGAAAAATAAGTAGCGAAGGAGAAGAGAAAATAATAAAGCAGATCATGCCCTTTCCTACATCTTTTAGCAAAGACATGGGTAGCCTTATGCAAATTCCCCCACTGAGCTTTTTCCTGGGCTTCGGAATGGACCACCTTATTCAAGTATATGACTTTGACCCAAAATTATCAAAAAAAGCAATTCCTATTACAGGTAAAGCTGAATTGGAACCAGACGGCAGTAACACTGCACTTGTTTTGAAAAAAATGCTTGCACATCCAGATGAAAGGAAGAAATTTATCCAATACCTGAAAGTTTGTTTACCATTTGTCAAGGATGTATCCATTGAGAACCAGGTAGACAAATCTGTTATATTCAAGATGCTGGAAACCTATAATTCGAAGACATATATCCCTGCACCCATTATCTCTGATGGGACCATTGAAATAGTATCTATAATTTACAGTCTATTTTTTGAGAGAAAGGAACTCATCGTCATTGAGGAACCGGAAAGGAACATACATCCTCGCCTTATTTCAAACCTAATGAGCCTTGTTAAGGAGGCCTCACAGAAGAAACAGATTATTATCACAACACACAGTCCTGAAATGATAAAATATGTGGATCTTGAAAATCTGTATGTAATTGATAGAGATCAATACGGGGCATCAAAGATCTCCCGTGCTTCAAACAACGATGAAATAAAGGCTTTTCTCAAGGAGAAGATTGGTATTGATGAACTCTTTGTTGATGGGATTCTCAATTGA
- a CDS encoding DUF427 domain-containing protein, translated as MESTDGNEVVIDYRQHNHPIKVVKVGKTLTVKANGHDILKTRNAYLLDEQGHKPVYYFPITDINREFLRETSTESVCPYKGRAHYYSLVVGGVELKDSVWRYSEPSKDFTAIMDYVAFYDNSIDSIEES; from the coding sequence ATGGAATCAACAGACGGGAATGAAGTTGTTATAGATTACAGGCAGCACAATCATCCCATAAAGGTAGTAAAGGTCGGCAAAACATTAACTGTTAAAGCAAATGGCCATGATATCCTCAAAACAAGAAATGCATATCTTCTTGATGAACAGGGCCATAAGCCTGTGTATTACTTCCCAATCACTGATATTAACCGGGAATTTCTTAGGGAAACTTCCACAGAGTCCGTATGTCCATACAAAGGCAGGGCCCATTATTATTCACTTGTGGTTGGCGGTGTAGAACTGAAGGATTCGGTCTGGCGCTATTCAGAGCCATCCAAAGACTTCACAGCCATCATGGATTATGTAGCATTCTATGACAATTCCATTGATAGCATAGAGGAATCATGA
- a CDS encoding MFS transporter gives MDESGGIPLASKISESKAENPYEFKIRGLDKRIWILSATRFIRAFGRGSSFIFVPLVFIVVYHMGFVVTGLFLGTATLIMAFIQYFSGILTDKIGRRSILVYSQIPAVLFYLLIFYSIAFPHYFLLLLLSWYGTIVINSIQYPAVQAAVADVTSVSDRLSGYTVMRIMANLGIAIGPLMGAYLAYHGLQYIFLVSAAVTVVEIIMLYYLFRESYVPAEHISLKKGDLGRAYRSDRFFILFIIVGIALGIFMRQRGSTFTVYTIVVEHLPYLYLGIVWALNGALVVALQFPFLRLMTRSGNPMMWRGIGTVFYAISFLILTSSPVFLILVAFMTVATVGEDMLSPTTQSIITTLAPENMRGSYIGVYNLYTSFGGFAGAIIGLYLLFVFQKVASAYWLYISLGTTIVAVSYVLLGRMFTRRISRVVISPVTSAK, from the coding sequence ATGGATGAAAGTGGAGGAATACCGTTGGCCTCAAAAATATCGGAAAGTAAAGCTGAAAATCCCTATGAATTCAAGATAAGGGGCCTTGACAAGAGAATATGGATCCTCAGTGCCACTCGCTTTATCAGGGCTTTCGGGCGAGGTTCATCCTTCATATTTGTGCCTCTTGTGTTCATAGTGGTCTACCACATGGGATTTGTTGTAACTGGCCTGTTTCTGGGCACTGCAACACTCATCATGGCTTTCATACAGTATTTTTCCGGTATTCTAACAGATAAAATCGGAAGAAGATCGATACTGGTGTACTCGCAGATACCAGCGGTGCTGTTCTATCTGCTTATTTTTTACAGTATAGCGTTTCCCCATTATTTTCTGCTGCTGCTATTATCCTGGTATGGAACAATAGTCATAAATTCCATACAGTACCCGGCAGTGCAGGCCGCAGTGGCAGACGTAACCTCAGTCAGTGACAGGCTGTCAGGCTACACTGTCATGAGAATAATGGCAAACCTGGGCATTGCCATTGGCCCGCTCATGGGTGCGTATCTTGCTTACCATGGACTGCAGTATATATTCCTGGTTTCGGCAGCTGTGACCGTTGTCGAGATCATAATGCTGTACTACCTCTTCAGGGAATCATATGTTCCCGCTGAACATATCAGCCTGAAGAAAGGCGATCTTGGCAGGGCTTATAGAAGTGACAGGTTCTTCATACTTTTCATAATTGTTGGTATCGCTCTTGGCATTTTCATGAGGCAGAGAGGTTCAACATTCACCGTATATACAATAGTTGTGGAGCATCTTCCGTATCTGTATCTCGGCATAGTGTGGGCCCTGAACGGAGCGCTTGTTGTGGCTCTTCAGTTCCCTTTTCTCAGGCTCATGACCAGGTCAGGAAATCCAATGATGTGGAGAGGCATAGGGACGGTTTTCTATGCAATTTCATTTCTCATACTCACATCATCCCCGGTGTTCCTGATCCTTGTTGCCTTTATGACAGTTGCAACCGTTGGCGAGGATATGCTCTCGCCCACCACCCAGAGCATCATAACGACACTGGCGCCTGAAAATATGAGGGGTTCATACATTGGAGTGTATAACCTTTACACAAGTTTCGGTGGTTTCGCAGGTGCAATAATAGGCCTTTACCTTTTATTTGTTTTCCAGAAAGTTGCAAGCGCCTACTGGTTATATATTTCCCTGGGCACCACCATAGTGGCAGTTTCATACGTCCTGCTGGGAAGAATGTTCACAAGACGCATCTCAAGGGTTGTCATATCGCCGGTTACGTCAGCCAAGTAA